One genomic window of Eleginops maclovinus isolate JMC-PN-2008 ecotype Puerto Natales chromosome 12, JC_Emac_rtc_rv5, whole genome shotgun sequence includes the following:
- the polk gene encoding DNA polymerase kappa yields MEKGDASTKGEGLLSRMALNDNKAGMEGLDRDRINKIIMESSKGSRFYENESKREQQVNQRIEKMMLQKAKITEQQLKKAQAQVEKMVAELERSRDLNRLIVHVDMDAFYAAVEMRDCPELKDKPMAVGSMSMLSTSNYHARKFGVRAAMPGFIAKKLCPNLVIVPTNFDKYRAVSDEIREIFADYDPQFQPMSLDEAYLDFTEHLEQRQSWPESSRTHCFRTSSTTKGEEKIDVSQEAEPEERDLSPVLFEDSPSSSPCLSGSEADGAAGGAFEVFGTSVEEAVREMRFRIEQKTTLTASAGIAPNTMLAKVCSDKNKPNGQYRLPSTREAVMDFIQSLPVRKVSGIGKVSEKMLNALGVSSCSHLGQQMALLSMLFSETAWHHLLQVSLGLGSTHIQRHEERKSMSTERTFRELSKVEEQFSLCRKLCEELAEDMKKEALKGKTVTLKLKNVNFEVKTRALTLSYAVSTVDEIFAAAKDLLKTEIDNVSPQPLRLRLMGVRISAFVSSDDKKPLQKSIIGFLQQGKTDSSQGIHQRLEKEHLVNPSSQTAPSDCLSSAQKCQRQEEATWGRGSKTGEEPKQSFFQRAQAKRLQLQVANANTQAEGHGENASVITSTGMNAEEGEGSSLKAHNSTCSASDLEGKDMVPLVEAQASTSGCVVTVSERLTCPVCFGQVETTDLNVFNKHIDQCLSNASTKPNQYIISDTESDFDHSDHKECEVLESNRDDPQEDQHSLGSLQTVLLINDDNETLTSGQPQSCDDKGPVLICPVCQLTQDSDDLTIFNHHVDLCLNQEVLHQLRGQTLSPINPPSAINSKAIDRARLLSTQASKGKSKRRDSPSSPPSKKAKGLGPHNTIDKFFR; encoded by the exons ATGGAGAAGGGGGATGCATCCACTAAAGGAGAGGGCCTCCTCTCCAGGATGGCCCTCAATGACAACAAGGCTGGTATGGAGGGTCTTGACAGGGACAGGATCAACAAGATCATCATGGAGTCGTCAAAG GGGTCTAGATTTTATGAGAACGAGTCCaagagagagcagcaggtgaaccAGCGCATTGAGAAAATGATGCTACAAAAAGCAAAGATCACAGAACAACAGTTAAAGAAAGCCCAGGCTCAG GTGGAAAAGATGGTTGCAGAGCTAGAGAGAAGTCGTGATCTCAACCGTCTGATTGTACACGTGGATATGGATGCTTTCTACGCTGCTGTGGAGATGAGGGACTGTCCTGAGCTGAAAGATAAGCCCATGGCTGTAGGATCCATGAGCATGCTG TCAACATCCAACTACCATGCCAGGAAGTTTGGAGTCCGAGCCGCCATGCCTGGCTTCATTGCAAAAAAGCTCTGTCCCAACTTAGTTATTGTTCCAACCAACTTTGACAAATACAGAGCTGTGAGTGACGAG ATCCGTGAGATTTTTGCAGACTATGACCCTCAATTCCAGCCGATGAGCCTGGATGAAGCTTATCTGGATTTCACAGAGCACCTGGAACAGAGGCAGAGCTGGCCTGAATCCTCACGAACACATTGCTTCCGCACCAGCAGCACCACTAAAG gTGAAGAGAAGATTGATGTTTCCCAGGAGGCAGAGCCGGAGGAGAGGGACCTCTCTCCGGTCCTGTTTGAGGACAGCCCGAGCTCCTCACCCTGCTTGTCGGGATCTGAAGCTGACGGTGCTGCTGGTGGTGCGTTTGAGGTGTTTGGGACGTCTGTTGAGGAAGCTGTGAGAGAGATGCGTTTCCGCATTGAGCAGAAGACCACGTTGACTGCAAGTGCAG GAATTGCTCCAAACACGATGCTTGCTAAGGTGTGCAGTGACAAGAACAAGCCAAACGGCCAATACAGACTCCCCTCCACCAGAGAGGCAGTCATGGACTTCATCCAGAGTCTCCCAGTTCGCAAA GTTTCTGGCATAGGAAAGGTGAGTGAGAAGATGCTGAACGCTCTGGGCGTCAGTAGCTGTTCTCATCTGGGCCAGCAGATGGCGTTGCTGTCGATGTTGTTCTCGGAGACAGCCTGGCATCATCTCTTGCAGGTTTCCCTGGGTCTGGGCTCTACACATATACAGAG GCacgaagaaagaaaaagcatgaGCACAGAAAG GACATTTAGGGAACTGAGTAAAGTCGAGGAGCAATTTTCTTTATGCAGAAAGCTCTGTGAAGAGTTAGCAGAAGACATGAAGAAAGAAGCTCTAAAG GGAAAAACTGTCACGCTGAAGCTGAAGAACGTCAACTTTGAGGTGAAAACCCGGGCACTGACTCTGTCGTACGCTGTATCTACAGTGGATGAGATCTTTGCTGCTGCTAAGGACCTACTGAAAACAGAAATCGACAATGTTAGCCCCCAGCCGCTCCGCTTGAGGCTCATGG GTGTGAGGATCTCCGCCTTTGTCAGTTCGGATGACAAAAAGCCGCTGCAGAAGAGCATCATTGGCTTTCTTCAGCAAGGAAAGACAGACTCCTCCCAAGGAATCCATCAAAGGCTTGAAAAAGAGCATCTCGTAAATCCCTCCTCCCAAACAGCGCCATCTGATTGTCTTTCCTCGGCGCAGAAGTGCCAGAGACAAGAGGAAGCTACCTGGGGGAGGGGCTCAAAGACCGGTGAAGAACCCAAACAGTCTTTCTTCCAAAGGGCTCAGGCCAAAAGACTGCAACTCCAGGTagcaaatgcaaacacacaagcGGAAGGACATGGGGAAAATGCTTCTGTGATTACTTCCACAGGTATGAATGCTGAAGAGGGTGAAGGATCATCATTAAAAGCACACAACAGTACCTGTTCAGCCTCAGATCTCGAAGGAAAAGATATGGTCCCTCTCGTAGAGGCCCAGGCATCCACATCAGGCTGTGTTGTCACAGTGTCGGAGAGACTCACCTGTCCAGTGTGTTTCGGGCAAGTGGAGACTACTGATTTGAATGTCTTCAACAAACATATTGACCAGTGTCTCAGCAATGCCTCTACAAAGCCAAACCAATATATAATATCTGACACAGAGTCAGATTTTGATCACAGTGACCACAAAGAATGTGAAGTGTTGGAGTCGAACAGAGATGATCCTCAGGAAGACCAACACAGCTTGGGTTCACTTCAGACTGTTTTGTTGATAAATGATGACAACGAAACGCTGACCTCGGGACAGCCTCAGTCATGTGACGATAAAGGCCCCGTCCTCATCTGCCCAGTGTGTCAGCTGACCCAGGATAGTGATGACCTCACTATCTTTAACCACCACGTTGACCTCTGCCTGAACCAGGAGGTCCTGCACCAACTTCGGGGGCAGACATTATCTCCCATAAATCCACCGTCAGCTATAAA
- the LOC134873181 gene encoding ceramide transfer protein-like isoform X2 yields MSEKSTSSGSDEDVDPESAQHVDVGGVLSKWTNYIHGWQDRWVVLKNNTLSYYKSEDEREYGCRGSLCLSKAVITPHEFDECRFDMSVNDSVWYLRAEDPEHRLQWIESIELHKAESGYGSETSLRRHGSMLSLTSAASALSATSSSSFKKGHRLREKLAEMETFRDILCRQVDTLQKYFDSCADVVSKDEFQRDREEEEDEEDFPNTARPDGECNHNNNGSKEKLFPPASPKGMNGIDFKGEAITFKATTAGILSTLSHCIELMMKREDSWQKRVDRELEKRKRVEDAYKSAVNELKKKSHYGGPDYEEGPNSLINEEEFFDAVEAALDRQDKIEEQCQSEKVRIPRLSPVPPGDAYSTIGTHRYAMKVEEMVQNHMTYSLQDIGGDANWQLVIEEGEMKLYRREVEENGIVLDPLKATHSVKGVTGHEVCHYFWDTAVRMDWETTIENFNVVETLSDNALIVYQTHKRVWPASQRDVLYLSAIRKILATNENDPDTWLVCNFSVDHENALPTNRCIRAKINVAMICQTLVSPPEGDKEISRDNILCKITYVANVNPGGWAPASVLRAVAKREFPKFLKRFTSYVQEKTAGKPILF; encoded by the exons ATGTCCGAAAAGAGTACCTCGTCCGGTTCGGATGAGGATGTGGACCCGGAGTCCGCACAGCATGTGGACGTTGGAGGCGTCTTAAGCAAG tggaCAAATTACATACACGGATGGCAGGACCGATGGGTTGTGTTGAAAAACAACACCCTGAGCTACTACAAGTCGGAGGATGAACGGGAGTACGGCTGCAGGGGATCTCTGTGCCTCAGCAAGGCTGTTATCACA CCTCACGAGTTTGACGAGTGTCGTTTTGACATGAGCGTGAACGACAGTGTCTGGTACCTCCGGGCTGAGGACCCCGAGCACAGACTCCAGTGGATCGAGTCGATAGAGCTGCACAAG GCTGAGTCGGGTTATGGTTCAGAAACCAGTCTCAGGCGTCATGGCTCCATGTTGTCTCTCACCTCAGCAGCCAGTGCCCTGTCCGCCACATCTTCATCCTCCTTCAAG AAGGGGCACAGGTTGCGTGAGAAGCTGGCAGAAATGGAAACCTTCCGGGACATTCTGTGCAGACAAGTGGACACGCTGCAGAAGTACTTTGACTCCTGTGCTGACGTCGTCTCCAAAGATGAATTTCAGAGGGATAGAG aagaagaagaagatgaagaagactTTCCCAACACTGCAAGACCTGATGGTGAATGTAATCACAACAACAATGGCAGCAAAGAGAAAC TGTTTCCACCTGCCAGTCCAAAAGGTATGAACGGAATAGACTTCAAGGGGGAGGCCATCACCTTCAAGGCCACCACGGCAGGCATCCTCTCCACACTGTCCCACTGCATCGAGCTGATGATGAAACGAGAGGACAGCTGGCAGAAGAGGGTGGACAGG gagctagagaaaaggaagagggtAGAAGATGCCTACAAGTCTGCGGTGAATGAGCTGAAGAAAAAGTCCCACTACGGAGGACCCGACTACGAG GAGGGGCCCAACAGTCTGATCAATGAGGAAGAGTTCTTCGATGCGGTGGAAGCTGCACTGGACAGACAGGACAAGATAGAGGAGCAG TGCCAGTCAGAGAAGGTCAGGATACCTCGACTAAGCCCCGTGCCTCCAGGTGACGCCTACTCCACCATCGGTACACACCGATACGCCATGAAG GTCGAAGAGATGGTGCAGAATCATATGACCTACTCTCTTCAGGATATTGGTGGAGATGCCAACTGGCAGCTGGTAATAGAAGAAGGAGAGATGAAG TTGTACAGGAGAGAAGTGGAGGAGAACGGTATCGTGCTGGATCCTCTCAAAGCTACGCATTCAGTGAAGGGCGTGACGGGACACGAGGTCTGCCACTACTTTTGGGACACAGCTGTCCGAATGGACTGGGAGA CCACTATTGAAAATTTCAACGTTGTGGAAACCCTCTCCGATAACGCCCTCATTGTTTACCAGACGCACAAG agagtGTGGCCGGCCTCTCAGAGAGACGTGCTCTATCTGTCAGCCATCAGGAAGATCCTGGCAACAAACGAGAACGATCCCGACACGTGGCTGGTGTGCAACTTCTCTGTGGACCACGAAAATGCCCTT CCCACAAACCGGTGCATTCGTGCCAAAATCAATGTTGCTATGATCTGCCAAACGCTGGTCAGCCCACCAGAGGGGGACAAAGAGATCAGCAGAGACAACATCCTTTGTAAGATCACCTACGTTGCCAATG TAAACCCAGGAGGCTGGGCTCCGGCCTCGGTCCTCAGAGCCGTGGCCAAGAGAGAGTTTCCCAAGTTCCTCAAGCGCTTCACTTCCTACGTCCAGGAGAAAACAGCTGGGAAGCCCATCCTCTTCTGA
- the LOC134873181 gene encoding ceramide transfer protein-like isoform X1 yields the protein MSEKSTSSGSDEDVDPESAQHVDVGGVLSKWTNYIHGWQDRWVVLKNNTLSYYKSEDEREYGCRGSLCLSKAVITPHEFDECRFDMSVNDSVWYLRAEDPEHRLQWIESIELHKAESGYGSETSLRRHGSMLSLTSAASALSATSSSSFKKGHRLREKLAEMETFRDILCRQVDTLQKYFDSCADVVSKDEFQRDREEEEDEEDFPNTARPDGECNHNNNGSKEKLFPPASPKGMNGIDFKGEAITFKATTAGILSTLSHCIELMMKREDSWQKRVDRELEKRKRVEDAYKSAVNELKKKSHYGGPDYEEGPNSLINEEEFFDAVEAALDRQDKIEEQCQSEKVRIPRLSPVPPGDAYSTIGTHRYAMKPRSHSSSLSSVELVSASDDIHRFSAQVEEMVQNHMTYSLQDIGGDANWQLVIEEGEMKLYRREVEENGIVLDPLKATHSVKGVTGHEVCHYFWDTAVRMDWETTIENFNVVETLSDNALIVYQTHKRVWPASQRDVLYLSAIRKILATNENDPDTWLVCNFSVDHENALPTNRCIRAKINVAMICQTLVSPPEGDKEISRDNILCKITYVANVNPGGWAPASVLRAVAKREFPKFLKRFTSYVQEKTAGKPILF from the exons ATGTCCGAAAAGAGTACCTCGTCCGGTTCGGATGAGGATGTGGACCCGGAGTCCGCACAGCATGTGGACGTTGGAGGCGTCTTAAGCAAG tggaCAAATTACATACACGGATGGCAGGACCGATGGGTTGTGTTGAAAAACAACACCCTGAGCTACTACAAGTCGGAGGATGAACGGGAGTACGGCTGCAGGGGATCTCTGTGCCTCAGCAAGGCTGTTATCACA CCTCACGAGTTTGACGAGTGTCGTTTTGACATGAGCGTGAACGACAGTGTCTGGTACCTCCGGGCTGAGGACCCCGAGCACAGACTCCAGTGGATCGAGTCGATAGAGCTGCACAAG GCTGAGTCGGGTTATGGTTCAGAAACCAGTCTCAGGCGTCATGGCTCCATGTTGTCTCTCACCTCAGCAGCCAGTGCCCTGTCCGCCACATCTTCATCCTCCTTCAAG AAGGGGCACAGGTTGCGTGAGAAGCTGGCAGAAATGGAAACCTTCCGGGACATTCTGTGCAGACAAGTGGACACGCTGCAGAAGTACTTTGACTCCTGTGCTGACGTCGTCTCCAAAGATGAATTTCAGAGGGATAGAG aagaagaagaagatgaagaagactTTCCCAACACTGCAAGACCTGATGGTGAATGTAATCACAACAACAATGGCAGCAAAGAGAAAC TGTTTCCACCTGCCAGTCCAAAAGGTATGAACGGAATAGACTTCAAGGGGGAGGCCATCACCTTCAAGGCCACCACGGCAGGCATCCTCTCCACACTGTCCCACTGCATCGAGCTGATGATGAAACGAGAGGACAGCTGGCAGAAGAGGGTGGACAGG gagctagagaaaaggaagagggtAGAAGATGCCTACAAGTCTGCGGTGAATGAGCTGAAGAAAAAGTCCCACTACGGAGGACCCGACTACGAG GAGGGGCCCAACAGTCTGATCAATGAGGAAGAGTTCTTCGATGCGGTGGAAGCTGCACTGGACAGACAGGACAAGATAGAGGAGCAG TGCCAGTCAGAGAAGGTCAGGATACCTCGACTAAGCCCCGTGCCTCCAGGTGACGCCTACTCCACCATCGGTACACACCGATACGCCATGAAG CCCCGTAGCCAttcttcttccctctcctccGTTGAGCTAGTCAGTGCCTCCGATGACATTCACAGATTCAGCGCTCAG GTCGAAGAGATGGTGCAGAATCATATGACCTACTCTCTTCAGGATATTGGTGGAGATGCCAACTGGCAGCTGGTAATAGAAGAAGGAGAGATGAAG TTGTACAGGAGAGAAGTGGAGGAGAACGGTATCGTGCTGGATCCTCTCAAAGCTACGCATTCAGTGAAGGGCGTGACGGGACACGAGGTCTGCCACTACTTTTGGGACACAGCTGTCCGAATGGACTGGGAGA CCACTATTGAAAATTTCAACGTTGTGGAAACCCTCTCCGATAACGCCCTCATTGTTTACCAGACGCACAAG agagtGTGGCCGGCCTCTCAGAGAGACGTGCTCTATCTGTCAGCCATCAGGAAGATCCTGGCAACAAACGAGAACGATCCCGACACGTGGCTGGTGTGCAACTTCTCTGTGGACCACGAAAATGCCCTT CCCACAAACCGGTGCATTCGTGCCAAAATCAATGTTGCTATGATCTGCCAAACGCTGGTCAGCCCACCAGAGGGGGACAAAGAGATCAGCAGAGACAACATCCTTTGTAAGATCACCTACGTTGCCAATG TAAACCCAGGAGGCTGGGCTCCGGCCTCGGTCCTCAGAGCCGTGGCCAAGAGAGAGTTTCCCAAGTTCCTCAAGCGCTTCACTTCCTACGTCCAGGAGAAAACAGCTGGGAAGCCCATCCTCTTCTGA